The Populus alba chromosome 6, ASM523922v2, whole genome shotgun sequence genome contains a region encoding:
- the LOC118043845 gene encoding probable LRR receptor-like serine/threonine-protein kinase At2g24230, with the protein MGFSFLRSILILSLFFKPLACQQPNTDGFFISEFLKNTGLTSSPPYNSSASVCSWQGVFCDAKKEHVVEFLASGLGLSGSIPDTTIGKLSKLQTLDLSNNKITSLPSDLWSLGTLKVLNLSSNQISGPLPNNIGNFGALETIDLSSNNFSGEIPAAISSLGGLRVLKLDRNGFEGSIPSGILSCQSLYFIDLSMNKLDGSLPDGFGAAFPKLKTLNLAGNGIQGRDSDFSLMKSITSLNISGNSFQGSVMGVFQELVEVMDLSKNQFQGHISQVHFNSTYNWSRLVYLDLSENQLSGEIFQDFSQAPNLKYLNLAFNRFTKEEFPRIDMLSELEYLNLSKTSLTGHIPSEIAQLSSLHTLDLSQNHLSGQIPLLTIKNLQVLDVSHNNLSGEIPVSLLQKLPRMESYNFSYNNLTLCSTEFSRETFQTHFHGSLDSCPIAANPGLFKRKVTNHKGLKLALGLALSLVFLLAGLLFLTFGCRRKPKMWEVKQTSYKEEQNISGPFSFHTDSTTWVADVKQANSVPVVIFEKPLLNITFADLLSATSNFDRGTLLAEGKFGPVYRGFLPGGIHVAVKVLVHGSTLTDQEAARELECLGRIKHPNLVPLTGYCLAGDQRIAIYDYMENGNLQNLLHDLPLGIQITEDWGRETWEEDDNNGIQNVGSEGLLTTWRFRHKIALGTARALSFLHHGCSPPIIHRDVKASSVYLDYNLEPRLSDFGLARVFGNGLDEEIARGSPGYVPPELTDPDNDSPTPKSDVYCFGVVLFELITRKKPIGDDYPGEKNSSLVSWVRGLVRKSQGSRAIDPKIRNTGPEREMEEALKIGYLCTADLPSKRPSMQQIVGLLKDIEPTTHQ; encoded by the coding sequence ATGGGATTTAGTTTCCTTCGCTCTATATTGATTCTCTCACTGTTCTTCAAGCCTTTGGCTTGTCAACAACCCAATACTGATGGGTTCTTTATCTCTGAGTTTTTGAAGAACACGGGCCTAACTTCTTCTCCACCATACAACTCTTCTGCCTCCGTTTGTTCATGGCAAGGTGTGTTCTGTGATGCCAAAAAAGAACACGTTGTTGAGTTTCTGGCTTCTGGTTTAGGCCTTTCTGGCTCTATTCCTGATACCACCATTGGTAAACTAAGCAAGCTTCAGACTTTGGATCTTAGCAACAACAAAATCACATCTTTGCCTTCGGACTTGTGGAGTTTAGGCACTCTCAAGGTCCTCAATCTATCTTCAAATCAGATTTCTGGACCCCTGCCCAACAACATTGGCAATTTTGGTGCGCTTGAAACAATTGATCTATCAAGCAACAATTTTTCTGGTGAAATCCCTGCAGCAATAAGCTCCCTTGGTGGTTTGAGGGTTCTTAAACTTGACAGAAATGGGTTTGAAGGAAGCATTCCATCGGGAATTCTGAGTTGCCAGTCACTGTACTTTATTGATCTTTCAATGAATAAGCTGGATGGGTCCTTACCAGATGGTTTTGGTGCCGCTTTCCCAAAGCTCAAAACCTTAAACCTTGCAGGAAATGGGATTCAAGGCCGGGACTCGGATTTCTCATTAATGAAATCCATCACTAGCCTTAACATTTCGGGGAATTCGTTTCAGGGTTCAGTTATGGGTGTGTTTCAGGAGCTGGTGGAGGTGATGGACCTGAGCAAAAACCAGTTTCAAGGTCACATTTCTCAGGTACATTTCAATTCTACCTACAATTGGTCTCGTCTGGTTTATTTGGACTTGTCAGAGAATCAGCTTAGTGGAGAGATTTTTCAAGATTTCAGTCAGGCCCCGAATCTCAAATACCTTAATCTTGCATTCAATAGATTTACTAAAGAGGAGTTCCCGCGAATTGATATGCTTTCGGAATTAGAATATCTCAATTTGTCTAAAACTAGTCTCACAGGTCACATTCCAAGTGAAATCGCACAATTGAGTAGTCTGCACACACTTGATCTTTCTCAAAATCATCTCAGTGGCCAAATTCCTCTGTTAACCATCAAAAACCTTCAAGTTCTTGATGTGTCACATAACAATTTGAGTGGAGAGATCCCAGTGTCCCTCTTGCAGAAACTCCCACGGATGGAGAGCTACAATTTCTCTTACAACAATTTAACCCTTTGTAGCACAGAATTTTCCCGTGAAACCTTCCAAACACACTTCCATGGATCATTAGACAGCTGCCCAATTGCTGCGAACCCAGgcctttttaaaagaaaagtcaCCAACCACAAGGGACTAAAGCTTGCTCTGGGTTTAGCCCTTTCCTTGGTCTTCTTGCTTGCCGGACTGCTTTTTCTCACCTTTGGTTGTAGAAGGAAACCCAAAATGTGGGAAGTGAAGCAAACCTCGTACAAGGAAGAGCAAAATATTTCAGGCCCCTTTTCCTTCCATACTGATTCTACAACATGGGTTGCTGATGTTAAGCAGGCAAATTCAGTCCCAGTGGTGATTTTTGAGAAGCCATTGTTGAATATCACATTTGCAGACCTCTTGTCTGCTACTTCAAATTTTGATAGAGGAACCCTTTTGGCTGAAGGGAAATTTGGGCCTGTTTATAGGGGATTTCTACCTGGAGGAATTCATGTAGCCGTGAAAGTGTTGGTCCATGGATCCACATTGACAGACCAAGAAGCTGCCAGAGAACTTGAGTGCCTTGGTCGAATTAAGCACCCCAATCTTGTTCCATTGACTGGCTACTGCTTAGCTGGGGATCAAAGAATTGCCATATATGATTACATGGAGAATGGGAACTTGCAAAATTTGCTCCATGACTTGCCACTTGGGATTCAGATAACCGAAGATTGGGGCAGAGAGACATGGGAAGAAGATGACAATAATGGAATTCAAAATGTTGGTTCTGAAGGGTTATTAACAACCTGGAGATTCCGACACAAAATTGCACTTGGCACTGCCCGTGCATTGTCATTTCTTCATCATGGTTGCTCACCTCCAATTATTCATAGAGATGTCAAAGCTAGTAGTGTTTATCTAGATTATAACCTGGAACCAAGATTATCTGATTTTGGCCTGGCCAGGGTCTTTGGCAACGGTTTAGATGAGGAGATTGCTCGTGGCTCACCTGGTTATGTTCCCCCAGAGCTTACTGATCCAGACAACGACAGCCCTACTCCAAAATCTGATGTATATTGCTTTGGGGTTGTTTTATTTGAGCTAATTACTAGAAAAAAGCCAATTGGAGATGACTATCCTGGAGAGAAAAATTCATCTTTAGTTAGTTGGGTTAGAGGATTGGTAAGAAAGAGCCAAGGGTCCAGAGCAATTGATCCGAAAATTCGCAATACTGGACCAGAACGTGAAATGGAGGAGGCCCTCAAGATTGGATATCTGTGCACAGCTGACCTCCCCTCAAAGCGACCAAGCATGCAACAGATAGTTGGACTTCTCAAAGACATTGAACCAACAACTCATCAATGA
- the LOC118043844 gene encoding ubiquitin carboxyl-terminal hydrolase 23 isoform X1: MEDILISSETEMRIESGVDIENGSKVDSTLKRNAKFQLVTKHYSGFKNSTADFNIETLNPDNNSRKRPFGFDHHHPGHSGKRVDGSDFVENGLDPELCFGITFRRIGAGLENLGNTCFLNSVVQCLTYTEPLAAYLQSGKHQNSCHVAGFCALCAIQKHVSRALQSSGRSLVPKDLVSNLRCISRNFRNARQEDAHEYMVNLLESMHKCCLPSGVPSESPAAYETSLVHKIFGGSLCSQVECQQCSYCSNKFDPFLDLSLEIAKADTLPALLRNFTAAEMLDGGEKHYQCQRCKQKVRAKKRLTVQKAPHVLTIHLKRFHAHDPGRKVDRKVIFDRSLDMKPFVSGSYEGDLKYSLYGVLVHYGHNTHSGHYVCFVRTSSGIWHLLNDNQVRQVSEKAVLDQKAYMLFYVRDRKTIVSRKPVDVVQKESMKATFGNNFADLVAKQFSKECVGGGLIGNRLEATDSSAVMNKKDASSVVTSSEIHPKDTSFQQSNRQTLLKVDSSLETSSAPLSTDPSKLANSQLRECLPPSTASLNSNNAAPKLENAFIITEAKTSDCKEPSSSSSGPQSSAIDKLVTRETSQKINVDQNVGVSSQAPCEDSCGKTVGEVPRLAPSEGSTDKAFDKSNTVKSPNKPGCESDQVGDIPIESAAWKTPSDKAGEGGQYIVHQLVEGLIPTASVPSVIQNECLQSKAPDCLPKKKLKNKLLKRRMHLGTNLFKVSFGLQKRKKHKESNCHASKSNNLIKENLLELLENDGFSSELGPSTSKISSTVLLVSMNSHSQRKMAKSGSRRGDNLRNCGDTGVVDVESVERISPSSAVLAMDKQRRKISISISEVNQGDPREPDCSEISKRYASQNRMMGVITGGVEETVEPWDGIEMPPQIVESNGVENLSTGYVADEWDEEYDRGKRKKPRQSMHNFDGPNLFQVLATKKTQVRKAKIDRSRSGNQPFRI; this comes from the exons ATGGAAGATATATTGATTAGTAGTGAAACGGAGATGAGAATCGAATCGGGTGTGGACATTGAAAACGGATCCAAGGTCGATTCTACTTTGAAACGAAATGCAAAGTTTCAGCTGGTGACTAAACATTACAGTGGTTTCAAGAACAGCACAGCTGATTTTAACATTGAGACTTTAAATCCTGATAATAATTCGAGAAAGAGGCCCTTCGGGTTTGATCATCACCATCCGGGTCATTCCGGGAAGAGAGTTGACGGGTCCGATTTTGTCGAAAATGGGCTTGATCCGGAgctttgttttgggatcacttTCAGGAGAATT GGTGCTGGCCTTGAAAATCTTGGGAACACTTGTTTTCTCAATTCAGTGGTGCAATGTCTCACATACACTGAGCCTTTAGCAGCATATTTGCAAAGTGGAAAGCATCAAAATTCAT GTCATGTTGCTGGATTTTGTGCCTTGTGTGCCATCCAAAAGCATGTGAGCCGTGCTCTACAATCAAGTGGGAGGTCACTAGTGCCCAAGGATCTTGTCTCAAATTTACGCT GCATATCTCGGAACTTCCGAAATGCAAGACAGGAGGATGCGCATGAATATATGGTTAATTTGCTGGAATCAATGCATAAATGCTGCTTACCTTCAGGAGTGCCAAGCGAATCCCCTGCTGCTTATGAGACAAGTTTGGTGCACAAAATCTTTGGTGGTAGCCTTTGTAGTCAG GTGGAATGCCAACAATGTTCTTACTGCTCCAAcaaatttgatccatttttAGATTTAAGCCTTGAAATAGCCAAAGCAGATACCTTGCCAGCTTTACTTCGGAATTTCACTGCTGCAGAGATGTTAGATGGAGGAGAGAAGCATTATCAATGCCAGCGATGCAAGCAGAAAGTTAGGGCTAAGAAACGGCTTACAGTTCAGAAGGCACCGCATGTGCTTACAATACATCTAAAACGGTTTCATGCACATGATCCTGGACGGAAGGTTGACAGGAAAGTTATATTTGATCGTTCATTGGACATGAAACCATTTGTCAGTGGTTCCTAT GAGGGGGATTTAAAGTACAGTCTATATGGTGTTCTGGTACATTATGGTCACAATACCCACTCTGGTCATTATGTCTGTTTTGTTCGGACATCAAGTGGTATTTGGCACCTCCTCAATGACAATCAG GTTCGTCAAGTTAGCGAGAAGGCTGTTTTAGATCAGAAGGCTTATATGCTGTTCTACGTTCGTGATAGAAAAACTATTGTTTCAAGAAAACCTGTTGATGTTGTTCAAAAAGAAAGTATGAAAGCAACCTTTGGCAATAACTTTGCGGATCTGGTCGCCAAGCAATTCTCAAAGGAATGTGTGGGTGGTGGTTTGATTGGGAATAGATTGGAGGCTACTGACTCTTCTGCTgttatgaataaaaaagatgCATCAAGTGTTGTTACATCATCAGAGATCCATCCAAAAGACACATCATTTCAGCAAAGCAATAGGCAAACATTGCTGAAAGTGGATTCTTCTTTAGAAACTTCAAGTGCACCATTGTCAACAGACCCATCAAAACTGGCAAATTCTCAGCTTAGAGAATGCTTGCCACCTTCAACTGCATCTCTGAACAGCAATAATGCTGCTCCTAAACTTGAAAATGCTTTTATTATTACTGAGGCCAAAACTAGTGACTGTAAGGAGCCATCTAGCAGCAGCAGTGGCCCCCAAAGTTCTGCTATTGACAAACTTGTCACAAGGGAGACCTCACAAAAG ATTAATGTAGACCAAAATGTGGGGGTTTCAAGCCAAGCTCCATGTGAGGATTCTTGTGGTAAAACAGTGGGTGAGGTTCCAAGATTGGCTCCATCCGAGGGATCCACTGACAAGGCATTTGATAAATCAAACACTGTGAAATCACCTAATAAGCCAGGCTGTGAAAGTGATCAG GTTGGGGATATCCCCATTGAGAGTGCTGCTTGGAAAACACCTAGTGATAAGGCTGGTGAAGGTGGGCAATATATTGTACATCAGTTGGTTGAGGGTTTAATCCCAACAGCATCTGTCCCATCTGTCATTCAAAATGAATGTTTGCAGAGCAAAGCTCCTGATTGCTTacctaaaaagaaattaaagaacaaGCTTCTCAAGCGCAGGATGCATCTTGGCACAAACTTATTCAAGGTGTCCTTTGGCCTTCAAAAGAGGAAAAAGCACAAAGAGAGCAACTGCCACGCTTCGAAGTCCAATAATCTCATTAAAGAAAACTTGCTGGAGCTACTGGAGAATGATGGTTTTTCATCAGAATTGGGGCCATCTACATCCAAAATCTCATCTACAGTTTTATTGGTGTCAATGAATTCTCATTCTCAGAGGAAGATGGCTAAATCTGGTTCAAGAAGGGGAGATAATTTAAGAAACTGCGGTGATACGGGTGTGGTAGATGTAGAATCTGTGGAGAGAATTAGTCCAAGCAGTGCAGTGCTTGCAATGGATAAACAGAGACGAAAGATCTCTATCTCAATCTCTGAAGTAAACCAAGGAGATCCAAGAGAACCTGACTGCTCAGAAATTAGCAAAAGATATGCGTCACAGAACAGGATGATGGGGGTAATTACTGGGGGTGTGGAGGAGACTG TTGAACCTTGGGACGGAATAGAGATGCCACCTCAGATTGTGGAATCCAATGGGGTAGAAAATCTCAGCACTGGTTATGTAGCAGATGAGTG GGACGAAGAATATGACCGAGGTAAGAGAAAGAAGCCAAGGCAATCTATGCACAACTTTGACGGGCCAAACCTTTTCCAAGTATTAGCTACGAAGAAAACCCAAGTTAGGAAGGCCAAGATAGACCGATCAAGGTCTGGAAACCAGCCCTTCAGGATATGA
- the LOC118043844 gene encoding ubiquitin carboxyl-terminal hydrolase 23 isoform X2, whose amino-acid sequence MVNLLESMHKCCLPSGVPSESPAAYETSLVHKIFGGSLCSQVECQQCSYCSNKFDPFLDLSLEIAKADTLPALLRNFTAAEMLDGGEKHYQCQRCKQKVRAKKRLTVQKAPHVLTIHLKRFHAHDPGRKVDRKVIFDRSLDMKPFVSGSYEGDLKYSLYGVLVHYGHNTHSGHYVCFVRTSSGIWHLLNDNQVRQVSEKAVLDQKAYMLFYVRDRKTIVSRKPVDVVQKESMKATFGNNFADLVAKQFSKECVGGGLIGNRLEATDSSAVMNKKDASSVVTSSEIHPKDTSFQQSNRQTLLKVDSSLETSSAPLSTDPSKLANSQLRECLPPSTASLNSNNAAPKLENAFIITEAKTSDCKEPSSSSSGPQSSAIDKLVTRETSQKINVDQNVGVSSQAPCEDSCGKTVGEVPRLAPSEGSTDKAFDKSNTVKSPNKPGCESDQVGDIPIESAAWKTPSDKAGEGGQYIVHQLVEGLIPTASVPSVIQNECLQSKAPDCLPKKKLKNKLLKRRMHLGTNLFKVSFGLQKRKKHKESNCHASKSNNLIKENLLELLENDGFSSELGPSTSKISSTVLLVSMNSHSQRKMAKSGSRRGDNLRNCGDTGVVDVESVERISPSSAVLAMDKQRRKISISISEVNQGDPREPDCSEISKRYASQNRMMGVITGGVEETVEPWDGIEMPPQIVESNGVENLSTGYVADEWDEEYDRGKRKKPRQSMHNFDGPNLFQVLATKKTQVRKAKIDRSRSGNQPFRI is encoded by the exons ATGGTTAATTTGCTGGAATCAATGCATAAATGCTGCTTACCTTCAGGAGTGCCAAGCGAATCCCCTGCTGCTTATGAGACAAGTTTGGTGCACAAAATCTTTGGTGGTAGCCTTTGTAGTCAG GTGGAATGCCAACAATGTTCTTACTGCTCCAAcaaatttgatccatttttAGATTTAAGCCTTGAAATAGCCAAAGCAGATACCTTGCCAGCTTTACTTCGGAATTTCACTGCTGCAGAGATGTTAGATGGAGGAGAGAAGCATTATCAATGCCAGCGATGCAAGCAGAAAGTTAGGGCTAAGAAACGGCTTACAGTTCAGAAGGCACCGCATGTGCTTACAATACATCTAAAACGGTTTCATGCACATGATCCTGGACGGAAGGTTGACAGGAAAGTTATATTTGATCGTTCATTGGACATGAAACCATTTGTCAGTGGTTCCTAT GAGGGGGATTTAAAGTACAGTCTATATGGTGTTCTGGTACATTATGGTCACAATACCCACTCTGGTCATTATGTCTGTTTTGTTCGGACATCAAGTGGTATTTGGCACCTCCTCAATGACAATCAG GTTCGTCAAGTTAGCGAGAAGGCTGTTTTAGATCAGAAGGCTTATATGCTGTTCTACGTTCGTGATAGAAAAACTATTGTTTCAAGAAAACCTGTTGATGTTGTTCAAAAAGAAAGTATGAAAGCAACCTTTGGCAATAACTTTGCGGATCTGGTCGCCAAGCAATTCTCAAAGGAATGTGTGGGTGGTGGTTTGATTGGGAATAGATTGGAGGCTACTGACTCTTCTGCTgttatgaataaaaaagatgCATCAAGTGTTGTTACATCATCAGAGATCCATCCAAAAGACACATCATTTCAGCAAAGCAATAGGCAAACATTGCTGAAAGTGGATTCTTCTTTAGAAACTTCAAGTGCACCATTGTCAACAGACCCATCAAAACTGGCAAATTCTCAGCTTAGAGAATGCTTGCCACCTTCAACTGCATCTCTGAACAGCAATAATGCTGCTCCTAAACTTGAAAATGCTTTTATTATTACTGAGGCCAAAACTAGTGACTGTAAGGAGCCATCTAGCAGCAGCAGTGGCCCCCAAAGTTCTGCTATTGACAAACTTGTCACAAGGGAGACCTCACAAAAG ATTAATGTAGACCAAAATGTGGGGGTTTCAAGCCAAGCTCCATGTGAGGATTCTTGTGGTAAAACAGTGGGTGAGGTTCCAAGATTGGCTCCATCCGAGGGATCCACTGACAAGGCATTTGATAAATCAAACACTGTGAAATCACCTAATAAGCCAGGCTGTGAAAGTGATCAG GTTGGGGATATCCCCATTGAGAGTGCTGCTTGGAAAACACCTAGTGATAAGGCTGGTGAAGGTGGGCAATATATTGTACATCAGTTGGTTGAGGGTTTAATCCCAACAGCATCTGTCCCATCTGTCATTCAAAATGAATGTTTGCAGAGCAAAGCTCCTGATTGCTTacctaaaaagaaattaaagaacaaGCTTCTCAAGCGCAGGATGCATCTTGGCACAAACTTATTCAAGGTGTCCTTTGGCCTTCAAAAGAGGAAAAAGCACAAAGAGAGCAACTGCCACGCTTCGAAGTCCAATAATCTCATTAAAGAAAACTTGCTGGAGCTACTGGAGAATGATGGTTTTTCATCAGAATTGGGGCCATCTACATCCAAAATCTCATCTACAGTTTTATTGGTGTCAATGAATTCTCATTCTCAGAGGAAGATGGCTAAATCTGGTTCAAGAAGGGGAGATAATTTAAGAAACTGCGGTGATACGGGTGTGGTAGATGTAGAATCTGTGGAGAGAATTAGTCCAAGCAGTGCAGTGCTTGCAATGGATAAACAGAGACGAAAGATCTCTATCTCAATCTCTGAAGTAAACCAAGGAGATCCAAGAGAACCTGACTGCTCAGAAATTAGCAAAAGATATGCGTCACAGAACAGGATGATGGGGGTAATTACTGGGGGTGTGGAGGAGACTG TTGAACCTTGGGACGGAATAGAGATGCCACCTCAGATTGTGGAATCCAATGGGGTAGAAAATCTCAGCACTGGTTATGTAGCAGATGAGTG GGACGAAGAATATGACCGAGGTAAGAGAAAGAAGCCAAGGCAATCTATGCACAACTTTGACGGGCCAAACCTTTTCCAAGTATTAGCTACGAAGAAAACCCAAGTTAGGAAGGCCAAGATAGACCGATCAAGGTCTGGAAACCAGCCCTTCAGGATATGA